ATTCTACCTCTCCTCCCCCAGGTATTACCAAGACCCCCCTCCATCACAGAATGTGCCAGCCTCTCCCACTTCCACTCCACGGGCTTGTCCCAGACTCTACTAAACAGTCCTCAAGTGCTTCACAAGCCCTGCACGGATCCCTCAGAAGGCCCCCGCCAACACCAGCACCCCCACTGGCCTGTCAGCGCCACtgcccaaaccaaaaccccctaCATAGACTACCACCCCCCACAGCCCAGGCCTAGCCGTTCCCAAGCCCCATTCCCCTCACGGCCCGAGTCAAGCCCCCACCACGGCCTGCCGCCCCCCTCCAGGCCCAAACCAACACCCCCGGCCCGAGCCAAACCGTCTGTCAACTGCCCCACCGCCCGAGCCCACCCCCCACCACCGCGGGCTGCCCCCTCACAGTCCACCTGCTCTCCCCTCGCCGCTCACCTTCATCTCCCGCTCCGGGATCACGTCCATATCGTCCCCCATGGCGGCgccggcagccccgaggcctgcggcccccgccgccctgcGCACAGCCGGGAAACCCCCGCGCGCCCGCCAGTGCGCTCACTTCCGCTTCCGGCGGGGCCGCTCTAGCCCCAGCTCTCGGTGCTCCGCGGCGGCCTGAGGTGGCGGGAGTCCTCCAGGGGGCCCCGCCTGGTCGGCGCTCGGCTCCGGCAGCGCCAGGGGGCTAAAGGAACGGAGGATAAACGCCAGCTCCTCACGGCAAGGCTGAGCAACCGGCTGTGTTTAATAAACCCTTTTTTTCTTACGTTCTGAGGTGGGGCCTGAGCCGGTGGcggtgggtgctgcaggctgcACTGTCTcagccctgaggagcaccagCCCGATGGGTCTGCCCCCGGAGACAGAGGGGACGGGCCGTGGCTGCCAGCAggccagctctcccagctgtgccatGGTGGAGCATGTCGGGTCCCTGCTCCACCCTGGTAAGGCGCTTCAATGCTTTCTCCACAGCAGAGGTCTAGTGTCACCGCAGCTCTAAGCAAAACCCCACTCCCTTAGCATGGGCTGCAGTGGGAGCACACGGTTACGTGTGAGTGAGCTGAAACAAGGAAGCtctgtgggcagggacagcctTACTGTACTCCAGGGCCATGCAAAAGCAGCCTGTGTTTTCTCCGTTCCAGCAGGACCTGCGTTTCTTCCCTTGTTCCCTCCTACCTCAAGTTCAGGGGGTTCAGCCCCCACTCAGAGTGCCAGCACTGGGGGTGCATCACCTGAACACTTATCCCTGTGGGGACAAGGACACGTTGAGAAAGGCTGTTCTTAGCTCTAGCAGGTTACGCTTCTCTTTTCCGGGACCAGAAGGACAAGGATTTCCACAGACACAAAAGCAGTGATGGCTTTGGGCAGTGACCTGAACTGTGGCAAATCACATCCAAGTTTCCCTCGTGTAATATGCTCCCTTTATTTTCTAACCGAACAGCAGCTTTAACACACATAGCCCAGAAAAGCAGGTGCGTTCCCGGGGGCTaacaggcagcagaaagcagacaCAGGGCTCTGATCTAAGGGCAATTCTGTCCTTTTGAGGAACACATGGAAAAAGTGTACCCAGTCATTCCCCGAGGAAGCCTGGTCTCCATTTTGATACATCAGACAACAACCTCAGGCAATTGCTTCAAGAGCAGagaggttaaagaaaaaaaaaaaaccaactctttgaAGAGAGGCATTACCAGTGCCTGCTCTTGATAAACAAGTTATTCCTTAAAACAAGCACAGCCACCTGCTTTCTTTCAgtaagtcaggaaaaaaagctttcaggagGTAGCCTCTGCATTTCCTAACACCAACTCCATGGCATTCGGTCAGTTATTACAGATAAAGATCAGATCAGGGCAGTCCAAACCTATCTCCAGGATCTCTTTAAGGGTTTATATTAACAGACTTGGAAACCAGCTCACTTAATCTGCAACCAATCATATGGACCGAGCTTCGGAGGGGCTAAACTAAATACACCTAAATAAACTAAATACACTGGCACACAGTGTAGCTTCAGAAGATTTATTTTCAGTCCTTAAAGCAGACTAGTGCTGCTTTTGcttataattttttcctctccattacAGTTTTGGTTTTCATGCAAACAGTAGtaagaatgttttggtttttttatttaaaagtgcaGCCTTTGGCAGGAACAATCAGCCTAGTAGAGTTAATCatctgtatttcctttaaaaagtttatttattaaaccatgatttaaaaaaagttaaaagctgCCAAGAACATTTAAGAAAAGAGTAGGGAAAGGGCAAAGAGCAAACATCTGGATTCCAGAAATTGTGTGTAGAGCAAGAATCCCCGCAGTAGGCAGAGCGCGGATAGCACAGGCCCAGCTACATCTGGATCCCAGCTCATACTCCACACTTGCAGCCATTCTTATTTTGCAGACTTGAGGGCTTATCCCTCAGGGAAACGCACCCGGTGGCCCAGGGGACCAAGCTGAAACACATACAGGGAGGTCTGCAAAAATcagagggacagagcagctgCGTGAGGACAGATCGTTGTCTGCAACTGGTCTGGCAGGGCTCACAGTTGAGTCACCCAGCTTCCTTTCACCTGAAGGTTTAATTTCCCCTAGACCTTCCCGAGGGGCTGTGCAGGCATAACAGCGGGCTCGTTCCTACGCTCGATGGGCAGGACAGACAACGACCCCTTCAGAGGTCAGGCTCCTGATCGGATCCAAGTAGAGATTTCTCAGGAAGGTGGCCCCTAAGGCAGCTTTAATCATCCTCACCTGCAGTGGCTGGTGTTGGACCCACTGAGATCTGACTGCAGGATGAACCCACGGAGCAGACAGAAGCTGAACCCGCAGTCAGCCATGCCCACCTCCAAGCTCACAGGCCCTGCAGGCAGACCTCTGGTGTCCATGCACACCTCTGGTATCCGTGCACCTTCCCACGGCCACCTAGCATGCAACAAGGCCACAGAGGTGGGAGCCTGACTCCTGTTTTCGTGAGGTCAGGAGGGGAAGGACTAGTCCAAAGTCAGAAGGCATAGGATGGAGCAGAGAAGGCACTTATTTCTTTGCACCCATGAAGCCACTCTCAGGGGCTTTGCCAGAGAAGCACTCAATGTCTGGCAGCAAAGCCTTTTAGGAACCTGTGGTGACAAGCACAGCTCTGAATCCATACGCTGGGAGAAAAGTAGCTCCTCATCTGAGAAACGcgggaagggcagaggaaagagtaaaatcacaagatttttttttttggtctcacaTTACACGTGGTACTACAGCTTCTGTCTAACAGATCACATTGGCTAAGGGGTGCAGCAGAAAGACACGAGCTGGGCGCCTCCAGCTTCCCTTGCTGTTCCTCTAAGGCAGGTTAGTTGAGAACTAGGACTGTCCACAGTAAAGAGTAACAAAGCACAGGTAATCTCTGTTACAGACCAGCAAAGCAAACGGTGCCAATGTTTCAGCCTGTCCTCTTCAAGGCAGGCTGGCTATGTCTCTCTCTGGAGGGGGACCAGAAGGTTTTGGGTTGCTTTCATTGGCTTTTCCTTCAAACATCATGACCCTGCAAAACACAACAGGTAATACCAATGAGAAAAGCAGGTGCACCTTTACTCATCATCGGGAATGGGATTATTTTatctgctgaaaaacagcatCTCCCTTCTATGCAAGGGGCACCCAATAGTTAAGAGAAGGGAAAGCCAAGAGAGGGCAGTGCTGCCAGcctggcaggcagctctgcttcccagcagcttccAGGAGTGGGTTCCCAAAGCCTCTGCTGGTTTTCGTCTCAGACCCCAGAGGATTAGCACGTTTTATTTACACAGCCACTTCCGAAATCCCCTGGGAACACACTGCACGCCAAGTGCTCCTGATGTGTAAAAACAAATAGCATCCCTGGCCCACCTCGTACATAACCACAGAGCAGAACATTCAAAAGCCAACATCAAGCAAGCGACAGCAATTACAGCCAGGGAAGAGGGCAGAGACAAGGCACAAGGCACTGGCTAGAAGAATCCCAAGCATTTTGCAACCACCAGCACTGTCTTCCTCCCTGAGGACGGCAGCTACGCTGGGAATGCCAGCTGCCACGCTGGATCAAAGGACTGCGTTTTACATTTCTGCTCCTGCTCTAAAGAATCCAGCAGACAATGGGGCATCAGTTAGCAAGAGAAGGGACCCATCTGTGAAAGCTGCTGCAGTTGGGAGGAAGGATGGAAGATACGGGACAGGCTGCAGGCTCAGCCTGCTTctgtggggaaagaaaggaggagcagggatgcCAGAAGTCTGTGTGTGCTTGGAAGAGGAGCATCCCAACACACAGACACAGGGCACTCAGTGGGGAGAGGTGAGACTCATCACCAGCAAGCACGTACCAGCTGAGAGGGACCACGTGAGAGGTGGAAGGCAAGATCCTTCCTCCCAACCTGCCCTGAAAGCTGGCTGTGCTTCTAAAGCTGCCTTCAGAAAGGGGTAcgggggatggagaggagccgCTCCTATTCATGGTGGTTACAGACAGAAAAGCAGGGCCAGCCTCTGTGGCTGTGAAAGGAAAAGCCAGGCTTCAATGGGGTGGAGATGGAGCCAAGCAAGTGTTCGGAAGCCATTTGTTACAGCAGGACTTTCAGAGCCCTGTCGAGAGGGCAGAGGGGGCCGTGGGAGGCTAGTGCTGGCAGCCTGTACCGCAGAAAACCTCTCCCAGCACAAGCCAGCTGTTTCAAGCATGTGTCCCGTCTCCATCTACTGCCCGTCTCTCCAAAATCAGGCAGTGAGGGAGCATCCTGCGGGAAACAGGAGCCAGCCAACTGCTGTTGGCAGGACCACCATTTACTGCTCAAGTTCTGCCACCATTCGGAGGGAGCCTGTGTCCCCAAAGGCAGCAGAAGCCACAGGGAAGAGACGGGAAGAAGCCCCGCTGTGCTGAGTGCCTGCACACCCTCAGGAAAGGGGAGAATCGGAGCACGTGGGAGGAAGCCTGTGCTAACACACAGCAGGCAGCTCCGCTGTCAGCACTCACACTGCTCAGCCCAGGCATGGGCTTATACACCCCCGCACGTCTCTCTGCAAACTCCCACTTCACAAAGGCCCTCGTCTCCCCTCCAGGAACACCAGGCATGCACAGCTCCACCTCCACCAGCCAGAACAGCTTCTGCTCCCCCAACACGCCAGCTCAGGTCCCAtgtctccccagctccctcccagggaCACTCACAGTTTAAGCACAGCAGAACGTTTCCCAAGCATCACATTGACAAAGTCCTGGTACGAGATGGTCTCGCTAACCCCTCCAGTCACCTCAGAGATCATCTTCTTCAGTTCTAGGTGGGTCTTTGGGGCCCCCATCTTCTCCATCATCCTTTTGACAGACATCAAATCTGCAAGAGCAAGGCAATCGGTGCTGTCGAGAGGTGACCACACTGAGTACAGACCAAGCCCAGGGACACAGGCATGGGTTCCCATCTTAGACCAACTCACCTGCAGATCCCGAGGCTGACAGCACTAAGCTGTTGCTGAAAGCCAAGAGAAGCCTTCCAGTACAGCCCGCTGCTGTGCTGCCCAGCACAGAGCATCACTTCCCATTTTTGCAGCTCAAGATAAAAGCACCAGACACACAGAAGAAGGACAGCTCTCCAAGTGCTCCAGACACACTGCTCTCTAGCTCAGAGTGTGGTGCCAAGAATCACAAAGATTGGGAGGAGGGAAGCAACGCCGGGGTTAAAGCTGGAGACAAACAGGCTGTGGGGAGCGGGTGCCCCTGCCCATCGCCACAGGCCATTTC
The genomic region above belongs to Larus michahellis chromosome 15, bLarMic1.1, whole genome shotgun sequence and contains:
- the AIF1L gene encoding allograft inflammatory factor 1-like isoform X1, with protein sequence MLCAGQHSSGLYWKASLGFQQQLSAVSLGICSTDCLALADLMSVKRMMEKMGAPKTHLELKKMISEVTGGVSETISYQDFVNVMLGKRSAVLKLVMMFEGKANESNPKPSGPPPERDIASLP
- the AIF1L gene encoding allograft inflammatory factor 1-like isoform X2 — translated: MAAPRRPSGGGLRRAPQDGRLEEINKEFLCDPKFSDEEDLETKLAVFKEKYMEFDLNNQGEIDLMSVKRMMEKMGAPKTHLELKKMISEVTGGVSETISYQDFVNVMLGKRSAVLKLVMMFEGKANESNPKPSGPPPERDIASLP